From Microbaculum marinisediminis, the proteins below share one genomic window:
- a CDS encoding TRAP transporter substrate-binding protein: MKYGLCAAVLAAAIAGTGQAQAGQYDLQSVFGLNVPSIGQSPANWAKRVKLMTGGEIDVKVHGAGDFVPPFELFGAVSSGAIPFGYDWIGYWASSIPVANLVGAMPFGPSPDMALGWMFEGGGLEIIQKAYDPHGVKVIPCHLVVSEAGGWFNKDIETVDDLKGLNMRIAGLGGQALARLGANTQLVPAGEIYVSLETGRIDAAEFSAPQLDIGVGFQDIVKNYYFPGWHQPSSWNSIIINMDVWGGFTENQQQIMIEACKANITAVLANESESQNEALEKIEAAGVTVRRLPDEVLAALKESSTAVMEDEAARDPLFKEAYESLTAYMDRMSRWKGLQELPR, from the coding sequence ATGAAATACGGACTCTGTGCGGCAGTGCTGGCTGCCGCGATCGCCGGAACCGGCCAGGCTCAGGCAGGCCAATACGACCTGCAAAGTGTATTCGGCCTCAACGTACCCTCCATCGGCCAGAGCCCGGCCAATTGGGCCAAGCGCGTCAAGCTGATGACGGGTGGCGAGATTGACGTGAAGGTGCACGGCGCCGGCGACTTCGTGCCACCCTTCGAGCTTTTCGGCGCGGTGAGTTCGGGCGCCATCCCCTTCGGCTACGACTGGATCGGGTATTGGGCCAGCTCGATCCCGGTGGCCAATCTCGTCGGCGCCATGCCGTTCGGTCCCAGCCCCGACATGGCGCTCGGCTGGATGTTCGAAGGGGGCGGGCTGGAGATCATTCAGAAGGCCTACGACCCGCACGGGGTGAAGGTCATCCCCTGCCACCTGGTGGTTTCGGAGGCAGGCGGCTGGTTCAACAAGGACATCGAGACGGTCGACGACCTCAAGGGCCTCAACATGCGCATCGCCGGCCTCGGCGGACAGGCGCTGGCCCGCCTCGGGGCGAACACGCAACTCGTACCCGCCGGCGAGATCTATGTCTCGCTGGAAACCGGCCGCATCGACGCCGCCGAGTTCTCCGCACCGCAACTCGATATCGGAGTCGGATTCCAGGACATCGTCAAGAACTACTACTTTCCCGGCTGGCATCAGCCGTCGAGCTGGAACTCCATCATCATCAACATGGACGTCTGGGGCGGATTCACCGAGAACCAGCAGCAGATCATGATCGAGGCCTGCAAGGCCAACATAACCGCGGTACTCGCCAACGAAAGTGAGAGCCAGAACGAGGCGCTGGAGAAGATCGAGGCCGCTGGCGTCACGGTTCGTCGTCTGCCCGACGAGGTTCTGGCCGCCCTCAAGGAATCGTCGACCGCCGTGATGGAAGATGAAGCCGCCCGCGACCCTCTGTTCAAGGAAGCCTACGAGTCGCTGACAGCCTATATGGACCGCATGTCGCGCTGGAAGGGTCTTCAGGAATTGCCGCGCTAA
- a CDS encoding phenylacetate--CoA ligase family protein, which produces MRFRKPMAFANIVSATFSGIETAPEVAVRALQESRLQSQLSYLEARSDFYRRRFREAGIAFSDLCSIADLERVPFTTKQDLRDSLARVRPFGEHLAAPIEEVVQVQASSGTTGSPSYVGLTENDVLAWQEVTARALFACGMRPGDLVLHGFSISKGFVGGIPMFQAVQYLGAKDIPVGADGGVDRLLIAARDLRPRCIIGTPNFLLFLADVAKDIIGMEAADLGVERLIVGGEPGGGIAAVREALEARWNATCCELLGGTDLGCTYWAEGDTQQGMHMVGPDHILAELIDPATGKTIPFEEGGEGELVYTALGREASPVLRFRSGDHVVVKAMATADGRTGPAIRCVGRTDDMLIVRGVNLFPSSVQDLLAGIPESNGVIRIVADFEGHSTQSNLKVLVERAEGRPGTLDHEIKAIAEERIRNALSVKADVRVVPANFFEKPGVAKVSLTLREMPDLTTP; this is translated from the coding sequence ATGCGTTTTCGCAAGCCCATGGCCTTTGCCAACATCGTGTCGGCAACATTCAGCGGTATCGAGACCGCGCCTGAGGTGGCCGTCAGGGCGCTTCAGGAGAGCCGGCTCCAGAGCCAGCTCTCCTATCTCGAGGCGCGATCGGACTTCTATCGTCGTCGGTTCCGGGAAGCGGGTATCGCCTTCTCCGATTTATGCAGCATCGCCGACCTGGAACGGGTGCCGTTCACGACCAAGCAGGACCTGCGCGACAGTCTGGCGCGTGTCCGCCCGTTCGGTGAACATCTGGCCGCTCCCATCGAGGAGGTCGTGCAGGTTCAGGCATCGTCGGGCACGACGGGTAGCCCCTCCTACGTCGGCCTCACGGAGAACGACGTTCTCGCATGGCAGGAGGTGACGGCGCGGGCGCTGTTCGCTTGCGGCATGCGGCCCGGCGACCTCGTGCTCCATGGTTTCTCGATCAGCAAGGGGTTCGTCGGCGGCATCCCGATGTTCCAGGCCGTGCAGTATCTCGGCGCGAAGGACATCCCCGTCGGCGCCGATGGCGGCGTCGACCGACTGCTGATCGCGGCGCGCGACCTGCGTCCCCGCTGCATCATCGGGACCCCGAACTTCCTGCTCTTCCTGGCCGACGTGGCGAAGGACATCATCGGCATGGAGGCCGCGGATCTCGGTGTTGAACGCCTGATCGTGGGTGGCGAGCCGGGCGGCGGAATCGCGGCGGTGCGCGAGGCACTCGAAGCACGCTGGAACGCGACCTGCTGCGAACTGCTCGGCGGCACCGATCTCGGCTGCACCTACTGGGCCGAGGGGGATACCCAGCAGGGCATGCATATGGTGGGGCCGGACCACATTCTGGCCGAACTGATCGACCCGGCCACCGGGAAGACGATCCCGTTCGAGGAGGGGGGCGAAGGCGAACTCGTTTACACGGCCCTAGGCCGCGAGGCCTCGCCCGTGCTTCGCTTCCGCAGCGGGGACCACGTCGTCGTCAAGGCGATGGCAACGGCGGACGGGCGTACCGGACCGGCGATCCGCTGCGTCGGCCGGACGGACGACATGCTGATCGTCCGCGGCGTCAATCTGTTCCCGTCCTCCGTTCAGGACCTGCTGGCGGGTATTCCCGAAAGCAACGGTGTCATTCGAATCGTCGCGGATTTCGAGGGGCACTCGACCCAGTCCAATCTGAAGGTTCTCGTGGAGCGTGCGGAGGGGCGGCCGGGAACGCTGGACCATGAGATCAAGGCGATCGCCGAGGAGCGGATCCGCAATGCGCTGTCGGTGAAGGCCGACGTGCGCGTTGTGCCTGCAAACTTCTTTGAAAAACCGGGTGTCGCCAAGGTCTCTCTCACCTTGCGTGAGATGCCGGACCTGACCACGCCCTAA
- a CDS encoding acyl-CoA dehydrogenase family protein has translation MPLDSDVFEPLIETVRRFVDGRLIPCEDAVAEADEIPRSLIDEIRHLGLFGLSIPASFGGLGLTMEEEARVIFEVGRASPAFRSIFATNVGIGSQAIVMDGTPEQKDRYLPRLASGEVIGSFALTEPDSGSDAASITTSARRDGDGYVINGTKRYITNAPEAGVFTLMARTGAREDGADGVTAFLVDRDTPGLAVGKPDKKMGQRGAHTADVVFQDCRVPVSAIVGGVEGRGFKTAMKVLDKGRLHIAAACVGAAQRLLEESLAYAAERRQFGRPIADFQLIQAALADSRTEIYAARAMVLDAARRRDLGENVSADASCCKYFASEMVGRVADRAVQILGGAGYMAEYPVERFYRDVRLFRIYEGTSQIQQLVIARSLLREHRASAEARTS, from the coding sequence ATGCCACTCGATTCCGATGTCTTCGAGCCGCTGATCGAAACTGTCCGCCGTTTCGTCGACGGTCGCCTCATCCCGTGCGAAGACGCTGTCGCGGAGGCGGACGAGATCCCGCGATCCCTCATCGACGAGATCCGGCACCTTGGGCTATTCGGCCTGTCGATACCGGCGTCATTTGGCGGGCTGGGGCTGACGATGGAGGAGGAGGCTCGCGTGATCTTCGAGGTCGGGCGTGCCTCGCCGGCGTTCCGATCCATCTTCGCCACCAATGTCGGCATCGGCAGTCAAGCGATCGTCATGGATGGGACCCCGGAGCAAAAGGACCGGTACCTGCCCCGGCTCGCCTCCGGTGAAGTCATCGGCTCGTTCGCGCTGACGGAGCCGGATTCCGGTTCCGATGCCGCCTCGATCACCACGTCCGCGCGTCGCGACGGCGACGGCTACGTGATCAATGGGACCAAGCGCTACATCACCAATGCGCCGGAGGCCGGCGTCTTCACGCTGATGGCGCGCACCGGCGCACGCGAGGACGGCGCCGACGGGGTCACCGCCTTTCTCGTCGATCGCGATACGCCCGGTCTTGCCGTCGGAAAGCCGGACAAGAAAATGGGGCAGCGCGGCGCCCACACGGCCGACGTAGTCTTCCAGGATTGCCGCGTCCCAGTTTCCGCCATCGTCGGGGGCGTAGAGGGGCGCGGATTCAAGACGGCGATGAAAGTCCTGGACAAGGGGCGTCTCCACATCGCCGCAGCCTGTGTTGGCGCGGCGCAGCGGCTCCTCGAGGAGAGCCTCGCCTACGCCGCCGAGCGCCGACAATTCGGCCGGCCGATCGCCGATTTTCAGTTGATCCAGGCAGCGCTGGCGGATTCGCGCACCGAGATCTATGCCGCCAGGGCCATGGTGCTCGACGCGGCGCGGCGGCGCGATCTGGGCGAGAACGTCTCGGCCGACGCGTCATGCTGCAAGTATTTCGCTAGCGAGATGGTCGGGCGTGTTGCCGACCGGGCGGTGCAGATCCTCGGCGGGGCCGGCTACATGGCGGAGTATCCGGTGGAGCGCTTCTACCGCGATGTCCGGCTGTTCCGCATCTACGAAGGAACCAGCCAGATCCAGCAACTCGTCATCGCCCGCAGTCTGCTGCGCGAACATCGCGCATCGGCTGAGGCGCGCACGAGCTAA
- a CDS encoding TRAP transporter large permease gives MTESYFWPVVMLVALMAGLFTGFPVAFVLAGVGIVLALLADIPLVFLSTAVARIYSGILTNWLLIAIPLFVFMGLMMERSGVAERLLGSLASLFRSLPGGYAFAVAILGVAMGASTGIIGASVVLMGMIALPTMLQNRYDPRIATGLIASTGTLGILLPPSIMLIVLGDQLRVPIGDLFIGAIGPGLLLSGLFLLYLIAVAILQPHRMPPRPEGRTTDRSALVVRLLKDLVAPVLLILSVLGTIIAGVATPTEAAAIGALGALVLAFLSGSLDFETLRSSLRQTTKTTAMIVFVMIGATVFSVIFRRLGGDAMVADAFAHIGESPYVVLLAVMALIFVIGFFLEWVEIVLVVVPIVAPVVMALDFGMDPEQTLAWFAIALAVNLQISFLTPPFGYALFYLRGIAPEVPIGTIYRGIVPFVLLQVLAVLLVIVFPQISLGLASYLGR, from the coding sequence ATGACCGAGAGCTATTTCTGGCCGGTTGTGATGCTCGTCGCGCTGATGGCGGGCCTCTTCACCGGCTTTCCCGTCGCCTTCGTACTCGCCGGCGTCGGTATCGTGCTCGCGCTGCTGGCCGATATCCCGCTCGTATTCCTGTCGACGGCGGTTGCGCGGATCTACTCGGGCATCCTCACCAACTGGCTGCTGATCGCGATCCCGCTGTTCGTGTTCATGGGGCTCATGATGGAGCGCTCCGGCGTCGCCGAGCGCCTGCTGGGCTCACTCGCCTCGCTGTTCCGCTCGCTGCCCGGCGGCTATGCCTTTGCGGTGGCGATTCTCGGCGTCGCGATGGGCGCCTCGACCGGGATCATCGGCGCGTCGGTCGTCCTGATGGGCATGATCGCGCTCCCCACCATGCTTCAGAACCGCTACGACCCGCGCATCGCGACCGGATTGATCGCATCGACCGGCACGCTCGGCATCCTGCTGCCCCCCTCGATCATGCTCATCGTGCTCGGCGACCAATTGCGCGTGCCGATCGGCGATCTCTTCATTGGCGCGATCGGCCCCGGGTTGCTGCTCTCCGGCCTTTTTCTGTTGTACCTGATCGCCGTGGCGATCCTGCAGCCGCATCGCATGCCGCCGCGACCGGAAGGCCGGACCACCGACCGATCGGCGCTGGTCGTCCGCCTGCTCAAGGATCTCGTGGCCCCGGTTCTGCTAATCCTGTCGGTCCTCGGTACCATCATCGCCGGCGTCGCCACGCCGACCGAAGCCGCCGCTATCGGCGCGCTAGGCGCTCTCGTCCTCGCGTTCCTGTCGGGAAGCCTCGACTTCGAGACCCTGCGTTCGTCGCTGCGTCAGACGACCAAGACGACGGCGATGATCGTGTTCGTCATGATCGGCGCAACCGTGTTCAGCGTCATCTTCCGGCGGCTCGGCGGCGACGCCATGGTCGCCGACGCCTTCGCCCACATCGGCGAAAGCCCCTATGTCGTTCTGCTCGCCGTGATGGCGCTGATCTTCGTCATCGGTTTCTTCCTCGAGTGGGTCGAGATCGTCCTCGTCGTGGTGCCAATCGTCGCTCCCGTCGTCATGGCGCTCGATTTCGGCATGGATCCCGAACAGACGCTGGCATGGTTCGCGATCGCGCTCGCGGTCAACCTGCAGATCTCGTTCCTGACCCCGCCGTTCGGCTATGCGCTGTTCTATCTGCGCGGTATCGCCCCCGAGGTGCCGATCGGGACGATCTACCGTGGCATCGTGCCGTTCGTTCTTCTGCAGGTTCTGGCGGTGCTGCTCGTCATCGTGTTCCCGCAGATCAGCCTCGGCCTGGCTAGCTACCTCGGCCGATAG
- a CDS encoding acyl-CoA carboxylase subunit beta, with the protein MLQNNPKVGATDAELNRSAYLELVGDLHRRRSLARAGGSEAARRKHHERGRMLVRERIDALIDPGSPFLEIAELAGEGLYDGVPAGAGMVTGVGTIAGRPCMIIANDATVKGGTYFGMTCRKHVRAQRFAWGNRLPCVTLVDSGGAFLPDQANIFPDEGLFGSIFHNQVGMSADGIPQIAVVLGTCTAGGAYIPALCDEVVIVRGLGYMFLGGPQLVQAATGEMTGAEDLGGAEMHSRVSGVTDHLAENDAHALAITRTLVAELPARTPERWHRQTAVDPRHPVDGIYDLISRDPRRPTDNRAVLERLVDGGDFTEFKAEYGTTLLTGFARIGGYQVGVLANNGVLFTESALKATHFISLCCQRDIPLLFLADVSGFMVGREAEMAGIAKAGAKFITAMSSASVPKYTVITGGSYGAGYLAMCGRAFRPTAMFMWPNGRAAIMGPDQAATTLALVKRQAIEKGGGAWSADKEEAFKAPIRAEYEAFASAYNFARNLWVDGVIEPAETRQTLTLLLDLAARTPACPTQFGVFRM; encoded by the coding sequence ATGTTGCAGAACAACCCGAAGGTCGGGGCGACCGACGCCGAACTCAACCGAAGCGCCTATCTCGAACTCGTCGGCGACCTTCATCGTCGCCGATCGCTCGCCCGGGCCGGAGGCTCGGAAGCCGCGCGGCGCAAGCATCACGAACGCGGGCGGATGCTCGTGCGCGAGCGCATCGATGCGCTGATCGATCCGGGATCCCCGTTCCTCGAAATCGCCGAGTTGGCAGGCGAGGGTCTCTACGACGGCGTGCCGGCGGGCGCGGGGATGGTGACGGGCGTCGGCACGATCGCCGGGCGGCCCTGCATGATTATCGCCAATGACGCGACGGTGAAGGGCGGCACCTACTTCGGCATGACCTGCCGCAAACACGTCCGGGCGCAGCGATTCGCGTGGGGCAACCGACTGCCCTGCGTCACGCTGGTGGATTCCGGCGGTGCATTCCTGCCGGATCAGGCGAACATCTTTCCCGACGAAGGTTTGTTCGGCTCGATATTCCACAATCAGGTGGGCATGTCGGCCGACGGCATCCCGCAGATCGCCGTCGTTCTGGGCACCTGCACTGCAGGCGGCGCCTACATTCCGGCGCTGTGCGACGAGGTCGTGATCGTCCGCGGCCTCGGGTACATGTTCCTTGGCGGTCCGCAATTGGTACAGGCGGCGACCGGTGAGATGACCGGTGCCGAGGATCTCGGTGGCGCGGAGATGCACAGCCGCGTCAGCGGCGTGACCGATCACCTCGCCGAAAACGACGCCCATGCGCTCGCGATCACGCGGACACTTGTTGCCGAACTCCCGGCGCGCACGCCTGAACGGTGGCATCGGCAGACGGCGGTCGACCCCCGGCACCCGGTCGACGGCATCTACGATCTCATCAGCCGTGATCCACGCCGCCCAACCGACAACAGGGCCGTGTTGGAGCGCCTCGTCGACGGTGGTGACTTCACGGAGTTCAAGGCGGAGTACGGTACCACGCTCCTCACCGGATTCGCCCGCATCGGGGGCTATCAGGTCGGGGTGCTGGCGAACAACGGCGTGCTCTTCACCGAGTCGGCGCTGAAGGCCACGCATTTCATCAGTCTCTGCTGCCAGCGCGACATCCCATTACTGTTTCTCGCCGACGTCTCGGGGTTCATGGTCGGACGGGAGGCCGAGATGGCGGGCATCGCCAAGGCCGGCGCGAAGTTCATCACCGCCATGAGCTCGGCATCCGTGCCGAAATACACGGTCATTACGGGCGGGTCCTACGGGGCGGGCTATCTGGCCATGTGCGGCAGGGCCTTCAGGCCGACGGCGATGTTCATGTGGCCGAACGGGCGGGCCGCAATCATGGGGCCGGACCAGGCCGCCACCACGCTCGCACTTGTCAAGCGGCAGGCCATCGAGAAGGGCGGCGGCGCCTGGAGCGCGGATAAGGAGGAGGCGTTCAAGGCGCCGATCCGCGCCGAGTACGAGGCATTCGCGAGCGCCTACAATTTCGCGCGCAATCTGTGGGTCGATGGCGTGATCGAGCCTGCGGAGACGCGCCAGACCCTGACCTTGCTGCTCGACCTTGCCGCGCGCACACCGGCATGCCCGACGCAGTTCGGCGTGTTCCGCATGTAG
- a CDS encoding TRAP transporter small permease subunit — MIRFLDTVMRLAMVPGKLVSWLVLPLIVFVCLTVLAAKYGLNSFLSWGAPIPLLGQAITVNTLADLQWHIFALIAIFGGIYAYADNQHVSVEVISARFSDRLRSIIAIIGNLFLTLPFCAVVVWYGIPFAGRAYMTGEGSTYGGLFDLWIIKSCLPFAFALLGLVAIVRAAQGLLALARSRETTSSPEEK; from the coding sequence ATGATCAGGTTCCTCGATACGGTAATGCGGCTCGCGATGGTGCCCGGCAAGCTGGTCAGCTGGCTCGTCCTGCCGCTCATCGTCTTTGTCTGCCTGACGGTCCTCGCAGCGAAGTACGGACTGAACAGCTTCCTGTCTTGGGGCGCACCGATCCCCCTTCTGGGACAGGCGATAACCGTCAACACGCTCGCCGACCTGCAGTGGCACATATTCGCCCTGATAGCGATCTTCGGCGGCATCTATGCCTACGCGGACAATCAGCATGTCAGCGTCGAGGTCATATCCGCCCGGTTCTCGGACCGGCTGCGGTCAATCATCGCGATCATCGGCAACCTTTTCCTGACGCTACCCTTCTGCGCGGTCGTGGTCTGGTACGGCATTCCCTTCGCCGGGCGCGCCTACATGACCGGCGAAGGCTCCACCTACGGTGGCCTATTCGACCTTTGGATCATCAAGTCCTGCCTGCCGTTCGCGTTCGCGCTTCTGGGCCTCGTCGCGATCGTGCGCGCCGCGCAGGGCCTCCTCGCGCTCGCCAGGTCGCGGGAAACGACATCTTCCCCGGAGGAGAAATGA
- a CDS encoding enoyl-CoA hydratase/isomerase family protein — protein MTVEREKPRPGVGILRLARADKMNSIDPETDAALRDAWVWAEAQEDVRCIVLTGSGERAFCAGADIGTMLPELRRLAETNQDHGTFGGLTRSYPTRKPIIAAINGVAFGGGLELALACDLRLASRNARFGLPEVTVGVLAGGGGATRLPRYIPPALAAEMLLTGEPIDSDTALSAGLVSRVFDTPAALLEGALDIAERIARNAPLAVARTLQLVRLSQSISLAEGLGLEREGFRDLVGTRDAQEGIAAFSERRAPAFAGR, from the coding sequence ATGACTGTCGAACGCGAAAAGCCGAGGCCGGGCGTGGGCATTCTGCGCCTGGCGCGCGCCGACAAAATGAATTCGATTGATCCGGAGACGGATGCGGCGCTGCGCGACGCCTGGGTCTGGGCCGAAGCGCAGGAGGACGTTCGCTGCATCGTGCTCACCGGGAGCGGCGAGCGCGCATTCTGCGCCGGCGCAGATATCGGCACCATGCTGCCGGAGCTCCGCCGGCTCGCGGAGACAAATCAAGATCACGGGACATTCGGCGGCCTGACACGATCCTACCCGACCCGGAAGCCGATCATCGCCGCGATCAACGGCGTCGCCTTCGGCGGCGGCCTGGAGCTTGCACTGGCATGCGATCTCCGGCTGGCCAGCCGGAACGCACGGTTCGGCCTGCCGGAAGTGACGGTCGGTGTGCTTGCCGGCGGTGGCGGCGCCACGCGACTTCCCCGCTACATTCCGCCGGCACTCGCTGCGGAAATGCTGTTGACCGGTGAACCGATCGACTCGGACACCGCTCTGAGCGCGGGCCTCGTCAGCCGCGTCTTCGACACGCCGGCCGCACTGCTCGAGGGCGCCCTCGACATCGCCGAGAGAATCGCCCGGAACGCACCGCTCGCGGTCGCGCGGACGCTGCAGCTCGTCCGTCTGTCGCAATCCATCAGTCTGGCGGAGGGGCTCGGCCTGGAGCGGGAGGGCTTCCGCGACCTGGTGGGAACGCGTGATGCGCAGGAAGGCATTGCAGCCTTCTCCGAACGTCGTGCCCCCGCCTTCGCGGGCCGCTAG
- a CDS encoding class I adenylate-forming enzyme family protein yields MICVGDYIARNARRSPNKIALVDGTRRLTYADLDRETDALARAMRRAGVRHGDRVGILAAASTDWVKTFIALAKTGAIAAGLNYRETPDRLAAMMRAVETTRLFVDAERRVLLDGIDGLPAMIDLSESTLRAMEEDHATADEDVVAVEPSDGAVILFTGGTTGASKGVLLSHANLFWNILNEALFTRMSDSDTTIVATALHHSAALNTWLLPHLYLGATAVILPEFTPEGWIDAVEREKATNGFTPPTMARQIVNHPRAKTADWSSFRRWYAGAGILPRHERAAMEALIPGLGIYYQYGLTEAGPIVTCLLPEDYERAPDSIGRIVPNCELRILREDRSVAEPGEVGELAVRGPAVMSGYFRQPAETAKVFHEDWLLTGDLGVMDEAGFVTFHDRSKDMIKTGGLNVYSQEVEFAIARHPGVREVAVLGLPDDHWGEVVTAVVTLHDARDATERDIIDFARRDLGGYQTPKRVIFMAFDDLPKNYLGKILKRELRDMLRQETPR; encoded by the coding sequence ATGATCTGTGTGGGCGACTATATCGCTCGGAACGCACGACGCAGCCCGAACAAGATCGCATTGGTCGACGGCACACGTCGCTTGACCTACGCAGACCTTGACCGGGAAACCGACGCGCTGGCCAGGGCCATGCGCCGGGCCGGGGTGCGGCACGGCGATCGCGTCGGCATTCTCGCCGCCGCATCGACCGACTGGGTCAAGACGTTCATCGCCCTGGCAAAGACCGGCGCGATTGCCGCGGGGCTGAATTACCGCGAAACGCCCGACCGGCTGGCGGCCATGATGCGGGCGGTGGAAACCACCAGACTGTTCGTCGACGCCGAACGCCGCGTGCTGCTCGACGGGATCGATGGTCTTCCCGCGATGATCGACCTCTCCGAATCGACCTTGCGGGCGATGGAGGAAGACCACGCCACGGCCGACGAGGATGTCGTTGCGGTCGAGCCTTCCGACGGTGCCGTGATCCTCTTCACCGGCGGCACGACCGGCGCGTCCAAGGGAGTGCTTCTCTCGCACGCCAATCTCTTCTGGAATATCCTGAACGAAGCGCTCTTCACCCGCATGTCGGACTCCGACACCACGATCGTGGCGACCGCGCTGCACCATTCCGCCGCACTGAACACCTGGCTCCTGCCCCACCTCTATCTCGGCGCGACCGCCGTCATTCTGCCCGAGTTCACGCCCGAAGGCTGGATCGACGCTGTCGAAAGGGAGAAGGCAACGAACGGTTTCACCCCTCCGACCATGGCGCGCCAAATCGTCAATCATCCGCGCGCGAAAACGGCTGATTGGTCATCGTTCAGGCGTTGGTACGCCGGCGCGGGCATCCTGCCGCGGCACGAGCGTGCCGCGATGGAAGCGCTGATTCCGGGGCTCGGCATCTACTATCAGTACGGTCTCACGGAGGCGGGCCCGATCGTGACCTGCCTACTGCCCGAGGATTACGAGCGCGCGCCGGACTCCATCGGCCGCATCGTGCCCAATTGCGAGTTGCGCATCTTGCGCGAGGATCGCAGCGTCGCCGAACCGGGCGAGGTCGGCGAACTCGCCGTACGCGGCCCCGCCGTCATGTCGGGCTACTTCCGCCAGCCCGCGGAGACGGCCAAGGTCTTCCACGAAGACTGGCTCCTGACCGGAGATCTCGGCGTGATGGACGAGGCCGGCTTCGTCACCTTCCACGACCGCTCGAAGGACATGATCAAGACCGGCGGCCTGAACGTCTATTCGCAGGAGGTCGAATTCGCCATCGCCCGGCACCCCGGCGTGCGCGAGGTGGCCGTGCTCGGCCTCCCGGACGACCATTGGGGCGAGGTCGTGACGGCGGTCGTGACGCTGCACGATGCCCGGGACGCGACCGAACGGGACATCATCGATTTCGCGCGACGCGATCTCGGCGGATACCAGACGCCGAAGCGGGTGATCTTCATGGCCTTTGACGACCTGCCGAAGAACTACCTCGGCAAGATCCTGAAGCGCGAATTGCGCGACATGCTGCGCCAGGAGACACCGCGATGA
- a CDS encoding enoyl-CoA hydratase-related protein, with amino-acid sequence MRNTNQSFSRILVDLDQRGLATVTINRPEARNAWDMETVAELTQAFDTLRTSQTLRVVVLTGAGEVFSAGGDLKWMRGMLGRSADEREAEARAIMRLLQTLDAFPQPVIARVNGAAFGGGVGLVCVSDMAIASDRARFGITETRLGIVPGTISPFIVRRIGAAAARGQFLTGSVLDPATALRIGLVQQVVEPEALDQTVERAVEAILKCAPGAVARTKRLFREIGEAAPQEAEATGIAAIVEAWTQPEAHDGISAFLEKREPGWRLGGGRTSD; translated from the coding sequence ATGCGCAACACGAATCAATCCTTCTCCCGCATTCTCGTCGATCTCGACCAGCGCGGGCTTGCAACGGTGACGATAAACCGCCCGGAAGCACGCAACGCCTGGGATATGGAAACGGTGGCGGAGCTGACACAGGCGTTCGACACGCTGCGGACCTCCCAGACGCTGCGCGTCGTGGTCCTCACCGGTGCCGGCGAGGTCTTCAGCGCCGGCGGCGATCTGAAATGGATGCGGGGCATGCTGGGGCGCAGCGCGGATGAACGGGAGGCGGAGGCCCGGGCGATCATGCGTCTGCTGCAGACGCTAGACGCGTTTCCGCAGCCCGTCATCGCGCGCGTAAACGGGGCGGCATTCGGCGGCGGTGTCGGCCTAGTGTGCGTCTCCGACATGGCGATTGCCTCCGATCGGGCGCGGTTCGGAATCACGGAAACGAGATTGGGGATCGTTCCGGGCACCATTTCCCCTTTCATCGTCAGGCGTATCGGGGCGGCCGCGGCGCGTGGGCAGTTCCTGACCGGCAGCGTGCTCGATCCCGCGACCGCGCTTCGTATCGGCCTTGTCCAGCAGGTGGTCGAGCCGGAGGCGCTCGACCAGACCGTGGAGCGGGCCGTTGAAGCAATACTCAAATGCGCTCCCGGCGCGGTCGCGCGCACGAAACGGCTGTTCCGGGAGATCGGTGAGGCCGCGCCGCAGGAGGCGGAGGCTACCGGTATCGCGGCGATCGTCGAGGCCTGGACCCAGCCGGAGGCGCACGATGGAATTTCGGCGTTCCTGGAAAAGCGGGAGCCGGGATGGCGCCTCGGCGGCGGGCGAACGTCAGACTGA